The proteins below are encoded in one region of Amycolatopsis acidiphila:
- a CDS encoding aldehyde dehydrogenase family protein, which translates to MQKADRFYIGGEWVEPLGSSTLDVLDPSTERAIAKVALGSAEDVDRAVKAARAAFETFSTTSVADRIALLERIIEVYQSRGDELARVLMAEMGAPAGLARTAQVGAGLGQFASALDALKNFQFEEQRGSTMIRHEPIGVCGLITPWNWPPLLICAKIAPALAAGCTMVLKPSELAPLNAVLIAEILHDAGVPAGVFNLVNGDGPTVGSAITAHPDIDMVSFTGSTRAGVEVAKSAAPTVKRVAQELGGKSANILLDDADLATVIPRDMGDVCANSGQSCNAGTRFLIPESRLAEAEAIAAKAAEAITVGHPEDDGVTIGPLISQAAYDKVQRLVQSALDQGARLVAGGPGRPAGLDKGYFVRPTVLSGVTNDMTIAQEEIFGPVITLITYQDEDDAVRIANDTVYGLSGFVSSADVERARAVARRMRTGMVHVNGNGLDFAGAFGGYKQSGNGREYSDFGLKEFLEVKSIFGYGS; encoded by the coding sequence ATGCAGAAAGCTGATCGTTTCTACATCGGTGGTGAGTGGGTCGAGCCGCTGGGCTCGTCGACGCTGGACGTGCTCGACCCGTCGACCGAGCGGGCGATCGCGAAGGTGGCGCTCGGGAGCGCCGAGGACGTGGACCGCGCCGTGAAGGCCGCGCGGGCCGCTTTCGAGACGTTCTCCACGACGTCGGTGGCCGACCGGATCGCGCTGCTCGAACGGATCATCGAGGTCTACCAGAGCCGCGGGGATGAGCTGGCCCGGGTCCTGATGGCGGAGATGGGCGCGCCGGCCGGGCTCGCGCGGACCGCTCAGGTGGGGGCCGGGCTGGGGCAGTTCGCGTCCGCGCTGGACGCGCTGAAGAACTTCCAGTTCGAGGAGCAGCGCGGGTCGACGATGATCAGGCACGAGCCGATCGGGGTCTGCGGCCTGATCACGCCCTGGAACTGGCCGCCCCTGCTGATCTGCGCCAAGATCGCGCCGGCACTGGCGGCCGGGTGCACCATGGTGCTCAAGCCGTCCGAGCTCGCGCCGCTCAACGCCGTGCTCATCGCCGAGATCCTGCACGACGCGGGCGTGCCGGCGGGTGTGTTCAACCTGGTCAACGGGGACGGGCCCACCGTCGGCTCGGCCATCACCGCGCATCCCGACATCGACATGGTGTCGTTCACCGGCTCGACCCGCGCCGGCGTCGAGGTGGCCAAGAGTGCCGCACCGACGGTCAAGCGTGTCGCCCAGGAACTCGGCGGCAAGTCGGCGAACATCCTGCTCGACGACGCGGACCTGGCCACCGTGATCCCGCGCGACATGGGCGATGTCTGCGCCAACTCCGGCCAGTCCTGCAACGCAGGCACGCGGTTCCTGATCCCGGAGTCCCGCCTGGCCGAGGCGGAGGCGATCGCCGCGAAGGCGGCGGAGGCGATCACCGTCGGGCATCCCGAGGACGACGGTGTCACCATCGGGCCGTTGATCTCGCAGGCCGCCTACGACAAGGTGCAGCGGCTCGTCCAGAGCGCCCTCGACCAGGGGGCGCGCCTCGTGGCCGGCGGTCCGGGCCGGCCGGCGGGCCTGGACAAGGGGTACTTCGTCCGGCCGACGGTGCTGAGCGGGGTCACGAACGACATGACCATCGCGCAGGAGGAGATCTTCGGTCCGGTGATCACCCTGATCACCTACCAGGACGAGGACGATGCCGTGCGGATCGCCAACGACACCGTGTACGGGTTGTCGGGCTTCGTCTCGTCGGCGGACGTCGAACGGGCTCGCGCGGTCGCTCGCCGGATGCGCACCGGAATGGTGCACGTGAACGGGAACGGCCTGGACTTCGCCGGCGCCTTCGGTGGCTACAAGCAGTCGGGCAACGGCCGCGAGTACTCGGACTTCGGGCTGAAGGAGTTCCTGGAGGTCAAGTCGATCTTCGGTTACGGCAGCTGA
- a CDS encoding glycosyltransferase family 4 protein produces the protein MSGKPLRIAMIAPPWFEIPPPAYGGIESVCGDLIEALILRGHEVVLVGAGRNGTSARFVATYRQPQGHRLGDPLPEIVHAAALPGILDDLDVDVIHDHTLAGPLLARGRETPTVVTAHGPVRGDLARYYRTMSRHVHLVAISNAQRTAAPEIDWAATVHNAVRVADFPFRADKGDHAVFLGRMCPDKGLCQAIDATRAAGVRLVIAGKWSEPAEQEYFRQEVEPRLGQGVEWFGEASWRQKTELLGAARCLLFPIQWEEPFGMVMIEAMACGTPVVALRRGSVPEIVTDGATGFICDEVAQLPAALDKAAALEPGRCRLEARRRFDVTLMAARYEEVYRTACGQRPLRPRTFGAGRARTTTTGTESAVRHPHPEQPASPRGRQESRRPSRS, from the coding sequence ATGAGCGGCAAACCCTTGCGGATCGCGATGATCGCCCCACCGTGGTTCGAGATCCCGCCCCCGGCTTACGGGGGCATCGAGTCGGTGTGCGGGGACCTCATCGAGGCGCTGATCCTGCGCGGGCACGAGGTCGTACTGGTCGGTGCCGGCCGCAACGGCACGAGCGCGCGGTTCGTCGCCACCTACCGGCAGCCGCAGGGCCACCGGCTCGGCGACCCGCTGCCGGAGATCGTGCACGCCGCGGCGCTGCCGGGCATCCTCGACGACCTGGACGTCGACGTGATCCACGACCACACGCTGGCCGGGCCGCTGCTCGCCCGAGGGCGGGAAACCCCGACGGTGGTGACCGCGCACGGGCCGGTGCGCGGCGACCTCGCGCGCTACTACCGCACGATGTCGCGGCACGTCCACCTGGTCGCGATCTCGAACGCCCAGCGGACGGCCGCGCCGGAGATCGACTGGGCGGCGACCGTCCACAATGCTGTCCGGGTCGCTGATTTCCCCTTTCGGGCCGACAAGGGGGACCACGCGGTGTTCCTCGGCCGGATGTGCCCCGACAAGGGGCTGTGCCAGGCCATCGACGCGACGCGGGCTGCGGGTGTCCGGCTGGTCATCGCGGGAAAGTGGAGCGAGCCTGCGGAGCAGGAGTACTTTCGCCAGGAGGTCGAACCGCGGCTGGGGCAGGGCGTCGAGTGGTTCGGTGAGGCTTCGTGGCGCCAGAAGACCGAACTGCTGGGCGCGGCACGCTGCCTGCTGTTCCCGATCCAGTGGGAGGAACCGTTCGGCATGGTCATGATCGAGGCCATGGCGTGCGGTACGCCCGTGGTCGCCCTCCGGCGCGGGTCGGTGCCCGAGATCGTCACCGACGGCGCGACCGGCTTCATCTGCGACGAGGTCGCGCAACTGCCTGCCGCGCTGGACAAGGCCGCGGCGCTGGAGCCAGGGCGCTGCCGCCTGGAGGCACGCCGGCGGTTCGACGTGACGCTGATGGCGGCCCGTTACGAGGAGGTCTACCGGACAGCGTGCGGGCAGCGCCCGCTCAGGCCCCGGACGTTCGGCGCCGGAAGAGCGCGCACAACCACGACAGGGACGGAATCGGCAGTACGGCACCCGCACCCGGAGCAGCCGGCGTCACCGAGGGGACGGCAGGAGTCGCGGCGGCCGAGCCGATCGTGA
- a CDS encoding STAS domain-containing protein, which produces MAVGLLEQVCSFAVRKRIDEPGDKELLRVRVLWPATGVVVVEAVGEVDLLTVPTLSATVRRQLEVRPRILVLDLHEVRFLGAAGLAVLLNVRDLAPRIGVTLRVARPSWAVRRPLDLLSLRDTFDVREDLAVAVRDAV; this is translated from the coding sequence ATGGCCGTGGGGCTGCTCGAGCAGGTTTGTTCCTTCGCCGTGCGAAAGAGAATCGACGAGCCGGGTGACAAGGAACTGCTCCGCGTCCGGGTCCTGTGGCCCGCGACCGGCGTGGTGGTGGTCGAGGCCGTCGGTGAGGTGGACCTGCTCACCGTGCCGACGCTGTCCGCCACGGTGCGCAGGCAGCTCGAGGTGCGCCCCCGGATCCTGGTGCTGGACCTGCACGAGGTCCGCTTCCTCGGTGCGGCGGGGCTCGCCGTGCTGCTCAACGTGCGCGACCTGGCGCCCCGCATCGGGGTGACGCTGCGGGTCGCCCGCCCGTCGTGGGCGGTGCGCAGGCCGCTGGACCTGCTGAGCCTGCGGGACACGTTCGACGTGCGCGAGGACCTGGCGGTTGCCGTCCGGGACGCGGTATGA
- a CDS encoding amylo-alpha-1,6-glucosidase, whose translation MTAGVEETAEVPAPGTVTLIEGATFCLSSLSGDIVPGRAEGLFVADTRIVSGWRLEIDGVPVEPLTTVEDERFRVTFVGRTPPRSGFGDSTMMVLRRRYAGAGMRDDVVLRNLGREPAGVVVTVAVEVDFADLFEVKEGRVRSHIGASVDVLPGFLCYSQSQGADTRRVRISATADPLITPGLLTFHAVVPAHGEWSTCLAVQAAIGDRPVPPRYRCGEPVEHTEPARRLRAWRLASPAASTSDPALARALTTSSEDLGALQIEDPEHPDWRVVAAGAPWFMALFGRDSLLTSWATLPIDQQLALGTLKTLARYQGTKVDPLTEEQPGRILHEVRLGRESDLPVGHGRAYYGTADATPLFVALLGELHRWGLPGNELRELLPAADRALEWIERYGDADGDGFVEYQRATDRGLVNQGWKDSFDGVNDSTGRLAEAPIALAEVQAYVYAAYQARASIAAALGDATTATACEGKAAAVKAAFNERFWLPGQGWFAMALGRDKRPVDALASNMGHCLWCGIVDEDKAASVAKHLLSPPMWSGYGVRTLATTMPLYNPISYHNGSVWPHDSSIVAAGLMRYGYVEEAQRIALGLLDAAEHFGGRLPELFCGFDRTEFRRPVPYPTSCSPQAWAAAAPVSLVRTLLRFQPDLPNGRITLDPAVPERMLPLRVANVPLGEARLAVEVRADGWQVDGLPDGITVAR comes from the coding sequence TTGACTGCCGGAGTCGAGGAAACCGCGGAGGTGCCGGCACCCGGAACGGTGACTCTCATCGAAGGAGCGACGTTCTGCCTGTCCTCGCTCTCCGGCGACATCGTGCCCGGACGTGCCGAAGGGCTCTTCGTTGCCGACACCCGGATCGTCTCGGGCTGGCGCCTGGAGATCGACGGCGTGCCGGTGGAACCACTCACCACGGTGGAGGACGAACGCTTCCGGGTGACCTTCGTCGGCCGGACACCACCGAGGAGCGGCTTCGGCGACAGCACGATGATGGTGTTGCGGCGCCGCTACGCCGGCGCGGGCATGCGAGACGACGTCGTGCTGCGCAACCTCGGCCGCGAGCCCGCCGGGGTGGTCGTGACCGTCGCCGTGGAGGTCGACTTCGCGGACCTGTTCGAGGTCAAGGAGGGCCGGGTGCGCTCGCACATCGGTGCGAGCGTCGACGTGCTGCCCGGGTTCCTCTGTTATTCGCAGTCCCAAGGCGCGGACACCAGAAGGGTCCGGATCAGCGCCACAGCCGACCCGCTGATCACGCCCGGCCTGCTCACGTTCCACGCAGTGGTGCCCGCCCACGGCGAGTGGTCGACGTGCCTCGCGGTGCAGGCCGCGATCGGCGACCGTCCCGTCCCGCCCCGGTACCGCTGCGGCGAACCGGTCGAGCACACCGAGCCCGCGCGGCGGCTGCGTGCCTGGCGGCTCGCGAGCCCCGCCGCGTCGACCTCCGACCCCGCGCTCGCCCGCGCGCTCACCACGAGCAGCGAGGACCTCGGGGCGTTGCAGATCGAGGACCCCGAGCATCCCGACTGGCGCGTCGTCGCCGCCGGGGCGCCGTGGTTCATGGCATTGTTCGGGCGAGACTCGCTGCTCACCAGCTGGGCAACGCTGCCGATCGACCAGCAGCTGGCGCTGGGCACGCTGAAGACCCTCGCGCGGTACCAGGGCACGAAGGTGGATCCGCTGACCGAGGAGCAACCGGGCCGGATCCTGCACGAGGTCCGGCTCGGGCGCGAGTCCGACCTGCCCGTGGGGCACGGGCGTGCCTACTACGGCACCGCGGACGCCACCCCGCTGTTCGTGGCGCTGCTGGGCGAGCTGCACCGGTGGGGCCTGCCCGGGAACGAGCTCCGCGAACTGCTGCCCGCGGCCGACCGCGCGCTGGAGTGGATCGAACGCTACGGCGACGCCGACGGCGACGGGTTCGTCGAGTACCAGCGCGCCACCGATCGGGGACTGGTCAACCAGGGCTGGAAGGACTCCTTCGACGGGGTGAACGACTCGACGGGCCGGCTGGCCGAGGCGCCGATCGCCCTCGCCGAGGTGCAGGCCTACGTCTATGCCGCGTACCAGGCGCGGGCGTCGATCGCCGCCGCCCTGGGTGACGCCACGACCGCGACGGCCTGCGAGGGGAAGGCCGCTGCGGTCAAGGCGGCGTTCAACGAGCGGTTCTGGCTGCCCGGGCAGGGCTGGTTCGCGATGGCGCTCGGCCGCGACAAGCGGCCCGTGGACGCGCTCGCCTCGAACATGGGCCACTGCCTCTGGTGCGGCATCGTCGACGAGGACAAGGCCGCCTCGGTGGCCAAGCACCTGCTCTCGCCGCCGATGTGGAGCGGGTACGGGGTGCGGACACTGGCCACGACGATGCCGCTCTACAACCCGATCAGCTACCACAACGGCTCCGTCTGGCCCCACGACAGCTCGATCGTCGCGGCCGGGCTCATGCGGTACGGCTACGTCGAGGAGGCGCAGCGGATAGCACTCGGCCTGCTCGACGCAGCCGAGCACTTCGGCGGCAGGCTGCCCGAGCTGTTCTGCGGCTTCGACCGGACGGAGTTCCGGCGCCCGGTGCCCTATCCGACATCGTGCTCGCCGCAGGCCTGGGCGGCCGCCGCTCCCGTTTCGCTCGTGCGCACCCTGCTGCGGTTCCAGCCCGACCTGCCGAACGGGCGGATCACGCTCGACCCCGCGGTGCCGGAGCGGATGCTGCCGCTGCGCGTGGCGAACGTGCCGCTGGGCGAGGCCCGGCTGGCCGTCGAGGTCCGGGCCGACGGCTGGCAGGTCGACGGCCTGCCGGACGGGATCACGGTGGCGCGCTGA
- a CDS encoding S1C family serine protease, protein MASWRRAPAVAGTAALLALGACTAHDEPAKVDVPATVAENGSISTGFASVVDAVTPSVVTVRTPDGLGSGVVYQPDVVVTNQHVVGTTVTVTITYADGSSSPGTVTATDPVTDLALVRTVRTGLPPAVFRTDLPRAGDTALAIGSPLGFQNSVTQGVVSALHRAVPGSGTDSRSLVDLIQTDAAISPGNSGGALLDVAGKVIGINEAYIPPSAGAESLGFAIPSATVAGIADQLLASGHAVHPYLGVSLAPLTPDIQQRLGVQADHGALVLAVDPGSPADAAGIRAGDVLTRIGSTEVHAVEDVLGALRGMKPGDRVPVVVARGQDRPQLQVTLGAQG, encoded by the coding sequence ATGGCTTCCTGGCGCCGAGCGCCCGCCGTCGCGGGCACAGCGGCCCTGCTGGCGCTCGGCGCCTGCACCGCACACGATGAGCCCGCGAAGGTGGACGTGCCCGCCACCGTGGCCGAGAACGGCAGCATCAGCACCGGCTTCGCGAGCGTCGTCGACGCCGTCACCCCGAGCGTGGTCACCGTCCGCACCCCGGACGGGCTGGGCAGCGGCGTCGTCTACCAGCCCGACGTCGTGGTCACCAACCAGCACGTCGTGGGGACCACGGTGACCGTGACGATCACCTACGCGGACGGCAGTTCCTCGCCGGGCACCGTCACCGCCACCGACCCGGTGACCGACCTCGCACTGGTGCGGACCGTGCGCACCGGCCTGCCCCCCGCCGTCTTCCGCACCGACCTGCCGCGGGCGGGCGACACCGCACTCGCGATCGGCAGCCCGCTCGGGTTCCAGAACTCGGTGACCCAGGGCGTCGTCTCCGCACTGCATCGCGCGGTTCCCGGCTCCGGCACCGATTCCCGCTCGCTGGTCGATCTCATCCAGACCGACGCGGCGATCTCGCCGGGCAACTCCGGTGGCGCGCTGCTCGACGTGGCGGGCAAGGTCATCGGGATCAACGAGGCCTACATCCCACCCTCGGCAGGCGCGGAGTCCCTCGGTTTCGCGATCCCGTCGGCGACCGTCGCCGGTATCGCCGACCAGCTGCTCGCGAGCGGGCACGCGGTCCACCCGTACCTCGGTGTCTCGCTGGCCCCACTGACGCCCGACATCCAGCAGCGCCTCGGCGTCCAGGCCGACCACGGCGCGCTCGTGCTGGCGGTCGACCCGGGCTCGCCGGCGGACGCCGCGGGCATCCGCGCGGGCGACGTGCTCACGCGCATCGGGTCCACCGAGGTGCACGCGGTCGAGGACGTCCTCGGTGCGTTGCGGGGGATGAAGCCGGGCGACCGGGTCCCGGTGGTCGTGGCGCGCGGGCAGGACCGGCCACAGCTGCAGGTGACGCTGGGCGCCCAGGGCTGA
- a CDS encoding DUF2267 domain-containing protein gives MDQDQFLTRVAERAGISWPDAEAVTRATLATLAQRITGGEARDLAAQLPVELQTPLLGEDEPAEAFSLVEFVRRVASRAGVSRAVANTGVVAVMTTLREAVSPGEFDDVISQLPSEFHGLTSGSRS, from the coding sequence ATGGATCAGGATCAGTTCCTCACCCGGGTGGCCGAACGCGCCGGCATCTCCTGGCCCGACGCCGAAGCCGTCACCCGCGCCACCCTGGCCACACTGGCCCAGCGCATCACCGGCGGGGAGGCGCGTGACCTCGCGGCCCAGCTGCCCGTCGAGCTGCAGACGCCGCTGCTGGGCGAGGACGAGCCCGCCGAGGCCTTCAGCCTCGTTGAGTTCGTCCGCCGGGTCGCCTCCAGGGCGGGCGTCAGCCGCGCGGTCGCGAACACCGGTGTCGTCGCCGTGATGACCACGCTGCGCGAAGCCGTCAGTCCCGGCGAGTTCGACGACGTGATCAGCCAGCTGCCCAGCGAGTTCCACGGGCTGACGTCGGGCTCTCGCAGCTAG
- a CDS encoding FAD-dependent oxidoreductase: MAALPAGCPEQETPDDQGAFPRLSDGQLALLAEHGERRALAPGEVLFAEGEPCRDCYVILRGRIGVVEDTGGRPEVVRVHGPGRFLGELGLLAGQPAFQSTVACVPAEVLVVPVARLRRIVASNPVLGDLILRACLVRRSLLIHEGAGFRIIGSCYSPDARRLREFAARNRLPHRWIDVEQDPGAEATLRRFGLSTGDTPVVVLGGRLLRNPGDDELARLLGLRRLPREPGLIDLLVVGAGPGGLAAAVYGASDGLRTVIADAVAAGGQAGTSSRIENYLGFPSGISGAELAERAVLQAGKFGAQLTVPAGATGIERCDGHYAVGFDDGVSVNARAVVVATGARYRKLDVPGIERFEGAGVYYAATELEALACGGRPVAIAGGGNSAGQAAVFLAGRVPRVYLIVRGEALGQSMSRYLVDRIEQHPRIEPLLRTEVCAVHGGPVLDEITVREKETGRTRRLATPNLFVFIGALPGTAWLHGALAVDERGYLLTGSEALGGGTHLGRAPFALETTWPGVFAVGDVRSGSTKRVASAVGEGAMAVHLLHRYLEQFTRAR; encoded by the coding sequence ATGGCGGCGCTGCCCGCCGGCTGTCCGGAGCAGGAGACCCCCGACGACCAAGGTGCCTTCCCGCGGCTGAGCGACGGGCAACTGGCCCTGCTCGCCGAGCACGGCGAGCGCCGCGCGCTCGCCCCCGGCGAGGTCCTGTTCGCCGAAGGTGAGCCGTGCCGGGACTGCTACGTGATCCTGCGCGGGCGGATCGGCGTGGTCGAGGACACCGGCGGCCGCCCCGAAGTCGTGCGGGTGCACGGGCCGGGCCGGTTCCTCGGCGAGCTGGGCCTGCTGGCGGGCCAGCCGGCGTTCCAGTCCACAGTGGCCTGTGTGCCCGCGGAGGTGCTGGTCGTGCCGGTGGCACGGTTGCGCCGGATCGTCGCCTCGAACCCCGTGCTGGGGGACCTCATCCTGCGGGCCTGCCTGGTGCGCCGCTCCTTGCTCATCCACGAGGGCGCCGGGTTCCGGATCATCGGCTCCTGCTACTCGCCCGACGCACGGCGGCTGCGCGAGTTCGCCGCCCGCAACCGGCTGCCGCACCGGTGGATCGACGTGGAGCAGGACCCGGGCGCCGAGGCGACCCTGCGCCGGTTCGGCCTGTCGACCGGGGACACGCCCGTGGTCGTGCTGGGCGGGCGCCTGCTGCGCAATCCGGGCGACGACGAGCTGGCCCGGCTGCTGGGACTGCGGCGGCTGCCGCGTGAGCCGGGCCTGATCGACCTGCTGGTCGTGGGCGCCGGGCCCGGAGGGCTCGCCGCCGCCGTCTACGGCGCGTCGGACGGGCTGCGCACGGTGATCGCCGACGCGGTCGCGGCCGGCGGGCAGGCGGGCACCTCGTCCCGGATCGAGAACTACCTCGGCTTCCCGTCGGGCATTTCCGGGGCGGAGCTGGCCGAACGGGCGGTGTTGCAGGCTGGGAAGTTCGGCGCGCAGCTCACCGTGCCGGCCGGGGCCACCGGCATCGAGCGGTGTGATGGGCATTACGCCGTCGGTTTCGATGACGGCGTATCGGTCAACGCCCGCGCGGTCGTGGTCGCGACCGGCGCCCGGTACCGCAAGCTCGACGTGCCGGGTATCGAGCGTTTCGAGGGGGCGGGCGTGTACTACGCCGCCACCGAACTCGAGGCGCTCGCCTGCGGGGGCCGTCCGGTCGCGATCGCCGGGGGCGGCAACTCCGCGGGACAGGCCGCGGTGTTCCTCGCCGGGCGCGTGCCGAGGGTGTACCTGATCGTGCGCGGCGAGGCCCTCGGCCAAAGCATGTCGCGTTACCTCGTCGACCGGATCGAGCAGCATCCCCGGATCGAACCGCTGCTGCGGACGGAGGTCTGCGCCGTCCACGGTGGACCGGTGCTGGACGAGATCACCGTGCGGGAGAAGGAAACCGGGCGCACCCGGCGGCTCGCCACCCCGAACCTGTTCGTGTTCATCGGCGCCCTGCCGGGCACGGCGTGGCTGCACGGCGCCCTCGCGGTCGACGAGCGGGGCTACCTGCTGACCGGTTCCGAGGCGCTGGGCGGCGGGACGCATCTGGGCCGGGCGCCCTTCGCACTGGAGACGACGTGGCCGGGTGTCTTCGCGGTGGGCGACGTCCGCAGTGGCTCGACCAAACGCGTCGCCTCCGCGGTCGGCGAAGGCGCCATGGCGGTGCACCTGCTGCACCGGTATCTGGAACAGTTCACCCGAGCGCGCTGA
- a CDS encoding UBP-type zinc finger domain-containing protein, translating to MNPVLTDPHLAAVRDVEPRSSGCEDCLRLGTPWVHLRLCLTCGHVGCCDSSPMRHARGHAYGAGHPIVRSLEPGENWRWCYVHETMV from the coding sequence ATGAACCCGGTGCTCACCGACCCGCACCTGGCCGCCGTCCGCGACGTCGAGCCGAGATCCTCCGGCTGCGAGGACTGCCTGCGGCTGGGCACGCCGTGGGTGCACCTGCGGCTGTGCCTGACCTGCGGACACGTCGGCTGCTGCGACTCCTCGCCGATGCGGCACGCGCGCGGGCACGCCTACGGCGCGGGCCATCCGATCGTGCGTTCGCTGGAACCGGGGGAGAACTGGCGGTGGTGCTACGTGCACGAGACGATGGTCTGA
- the trxA gene encoding thioredoxin — MATGRTTVRCEHCGHWNRVPAAAPGKPRCGQCHEPLPWIVEASEQDFPAVAEQATIPVVADLWAPWCGPCRMVSPALEQLAREFAGRLKLVKINVDEAPGLSQRFTVQAVPTLLLLDQGELLARQTGAAPVPVLRQWVEHALAGRQPTGAQE, encoded by the coding sequence ATGGCCACCGGTAGGACGACGGTGCGGTGCGAGCACTGCGGTCACTGGAACCGCGTCCCCGCGGCGGCACCGGGTAAACCGCGCTGCGGGCAGTGCCACGAGCCGCTGCCATGGATCGTCGAGGCGAGCGAACAGGACTTTCCCGCGGTCGCCGAGCAGGCGACGATCCCGGTCGTCGCCGACCTGTGGGCGCCCTGGTGCGGCCCGTGCCGGATGGTGAGCCCGGCACTGGAACAGCTCGCCAGGGAGTTCGCGGGACGGCTCAAGCTCGTCAAGATCAACGTCGACGAGGCCCCCGGCCTTTCGCAGCGCTTCACGGTGCAGGCGGTGCCGACCCTGCTGCTGCTCGACCAGGGGGAGCTGCTCGCACGCCAGACGGGCGCGGCCCCGGTGCCGGTCCTGCGCCAGTGGGTGGAACACGCGCTCGCCGGAAGACAACCGACTGGAGCTCAGGAGTGA